A single genomic interval of Helianthus annuus cultivar XRQ/B chromosome 6, HanXRQr2.0-SUNRISE, whole genome shotgun sequence harbors:
- the LOC110864617 gene encoding uncharacterized protein LOC110864617, with the protein MTEVILNVDEHFIYPASEIICCRICHEAEFESCKSLESPCSCSGTVKFAHRDCVQRWCDEKGNTNCEICLQKFEPGYSASTPSKQNHETDVPIRERLEVPRTDENLEAVVIVDEEETLVERELTNCSSVADTTISVWRNLALIFTMLLLARHFIGVLVGETGDYPFTLLTLIVIKTCGILLPMYIILRMIDMVHNIITHQYPDLERGHI; encoded by the exons ATGACAGAAGTCATATTAAATGTTGATGAACATTTTATATATCCTGCATCTGAGATTATATGTTGTAGAATTTGTCATGAAGCCGAGTTCGAAAGCTGTAAATCATTAGAATCTCCATGTTCATGTTCTGGAACCGTCAAG TTTGCGCATAGAGATTGCGTACAGAGATGGTGTGATGAGAAAGGAAACACTAATTGCGAAATTTGCCTCCAG AAATTTGAACCGGGATATTCAGCGTCGACACCCTCCAAACAAAACCATGAGACTGATGTCCCTATTCG AGAAAGATTGGAAGTTCCTAGAACAGATGAAAATCTTGAAGCAGTTGTCATTGTTGATGAAGAAGAAACCTTGGTTGAAAGAGAACTTACAAACTGTTCATCAGTTGCTGATACCACTATTTCAGTGTGGAGAAATTTGGCTCTTATA TTTACAATGCTTCTACTAGCGAGACATTTTATTGGGGTGCTAGTTGGCGAAACAGGAGATTACCCATTTACCCTTTTAACA ttaatagttatAAAGACTTGTGGGATATTGCTTCCAATGTACATAATATTGCGAATGATCGATATGGTCCATAACATCATCACACATCAATATCCG GATTTGGAACGTGGCCACATATAG